The following proteins come from a genomic window of Ferviditalea candida:
- the dat gene encoding D-amino-acid transaminase, producing the protein MILYQNQFVPKDKMHISFEDRGYYFGDGVYEVFRIYRGKLFEKQAHMRRLVRSAGEIRLRLPYSTEEIEEKLESLVIQEQIEEGTLYMQITRGIAPRAHVFPKNAEPVLMAYCNEVKRPLGSIKEGITAVSVEDIRWHRCDIKSLNLLGNVLAKQEAVERGAGEAILHRSGRVTECSASNVMMVKDGVIYTHPADNCILHGVTRAVVLKLARQEGLEIREEARSLEDFLQADEAFITGTTVEITPIIRIDGQAVGTGRPGPLTVQLQSAFEKAIIS; encoded by the coding sequence ATGATCCTGTATCAAAATCAATTTGTGCCCAAGGACAAAATGCACATTTCTTTCGAGGACCGCGGCTATTATTTTGGCGACGGGGTTTACGAGGTATTCCGCATATACCGGGGCAAGCTGTTCGAAAAGCAGGCGCACATGCGGCGGCTCGTGCGCAGCGCCGGAGAAATCCGCCTCCGGCTGCCGTATTCAACGGAGGAAATCGAAGAAAAGCTGGAAAGCCTGGTCATACAGGAGCAGATTGAAGAGGGAACCTTGTATATGCAAATCACCCGGGGGATCGCGCCGAGAGCCCACGTCTTTCCAAAGAATGCCGAGCCCGTGCTCATGGCGTACTGCAATGAAGTGAAGCGGCCGCTAGGATCGATCAAGGAAGGCATTACCGCTGTATCGGTTGAGGATATCCGCTGGCATCGCTGCGATATCAAATCGCTCAATCTGCTCGGCAACGTGCTTGCCAAGCAGGAGGCTGTCGAGCGGGGCGCGGGCGAAGCGATTCTGCACCGCTCCGGACGGGTGACGGAATGCAGCGCGTCCAACGTCATGATGGTCAAGGACGGCGTCATCTACACCCATCCCGCCGACAATTGCATCCTGCACGGGGTCACGCGCGCCGTGGTGCTGAAGCTGGCCCGGCAGGAAGGCCTTGAAATTCGCGAAGAAGCCCGTTCCTTGGAGGATTTCCTGCAGGCGGACGAGGCGTTCATCACCGGCACGACGGTGGAAATCACGCCGATCATCCGCATCGACGGACAAGCCGTCGGAACGGGCCGGCCTGGACCGCTGACCGTTCAGCTGCAGAGTGCTTTCGAAAAAGCGATCATCTCCTGA
- a CDS encoding lipoate--protein ligase family protein, with the protein MTTWRFILSGACSPAYNMAVDEAILTVHSEGRVPPTLRFYGWEPASLSIGYFQKAEDELDFDAIRRHGTGFVRRPTGGRAVLHDRELTYSIVVSEEYPGMPSGITEAYRVLSTGLLHGFRRLGLDAQMVNLSSEEEKMKYAAGGSAACFDSPSWYELVVEGRKVAGSAQTRQKGAILQHGSILIELDTDRLFELLQFPNERIRQRLKTSFSQKAVAINELRRSLLMPPATLPEVETAFRQGFAEGLDIRLEQAELTSYEQELAETLVAEKYSRDEWNLRR; encoded by the coding sequence ATGACCACATGGCGTTTCATTCTTTCGGGAGCTTGCTCTCCCGCGTACAATATGGCCGTCGACGAGGCGATTCTGACCGTCCACAGCGAAGGCAGGGTTCCGCCGACGCTGCGGTTTTACGGCTGGGAACCGGCCTCACTGTCGATCGGATATTTTCAAAAAGCGGAGGACGAATTGGATTTTGACGCGATCCGCCGGCACGGAACCGGTTTCGTCCGGCGTCCGACCGGAGGCCGGGCGGTGCTGCACGATCGGGAACTGACCTACAGCATCGTCGTATCGGAGGAGTATCCGGGGATGCCGAGCGGCATCACCGAAGCTTACCGCGTGCTCAGCACAGGCCTGCTTCACGGATTTCGGCGGCTGGGGTTGGATGCGCAGATGGTCAATCTGTCGTCGGAGGAAGAAAAAATGAAATATGCCGCCGGCGGCTCGGCGGCTTGTTTTGATTCACCGTCATGGTACGAATTGGTCGTGGAGGGCCGCAAGGTGGCAGGAAGCGCGCAGACCCGGCAAAAGGGAGCGATTCTGCAGCACGGCTCGATTCTGATCGAGCTCGATACGGATCGGTTGTTTGAGCTCTTGCAGTTTCCCAACGAGCGGATCCGGCAGCGGCTGAAAACCAGCTTTTCGCAAAAGGCGGTCGCAATCAACGAGCTTCGCAGAAGCCTGCTGATGCCGCCGGCGACCCTGCCCGAGGTGGAGACGGCCTTTCGGCAGGGCTTTGCGGAGGGGCTGGACATCCGCCTCGAGCAGGCGGAACTGACCTCTTATGAGCAGGAATTGGCCGAAACGCTGGTCGCGGAGAAATACAGCAGGGATGAGTGGAATCTCAGGAGATGA